The proteins below are encoded in one region of Cyclopterus lumpus isolate fCycLum1 chromosome 8, fCycLum1.pri, whole genome shotgun sequence:
- the gucy2c gene encoding heat-stable enterotoxin receptor — protein sequence MYSSHSLPYLGVLIVAVVGNKMMEDCLSSNHTYTMNVVLLEDNTYGWSRPFVQAAVERAIEKDKQQNDKYGLDFKLTANYNGFDTTVYNRQGCGSSTCEGVAILKLLHSKDEVGCVMLGPSCTYATFQLVDDEIGLNLSIPIISAGSFGLSCDYKPKLTRILPPARKISDLLYNFMITTLPFKKEWKQVYVYKKSTNITEDCFWYINALEAPSASFASKTNREMLRGEEDLKKALNSKKRHSNIFIFCGSPDDVVSIKEKVDRIDKDIMFILLDIYNPEYYVNTTSSQGMQDVLVITLPQRNYIYGSNLTYNDTINDYVAGYHDGALLFGKVLREKMLSQRDNQSYDVPLDDNPFVNVSFDGMGGHYVLDEYGDRDVNFSMIYTSTATGKYETLLMFDTSKNKTIVVDTNPALHWNGHLPSDVPTNLNDLDTQDIIVIVLSLSVVVVTAIALIFYRQNRKERLMQKKWSHINPFLIGPLDEKEVSLKIDEDKRKDSTFFNHRGRYDKKPVILKELKQTDGDFTEDQRIELNTLLRIDYYNLTKFYGTVKFEYGVFGVFELCQRGSLRYILNDRISYPDETFMDMEFKISVMYDIAKGMSYLHSSNIEVHGRLKSTNCVVDNRMVVKITDFGCHTILRPGRDVWTAPEHLRKDGVSQKGDVYSYAIIAHEIVLRRSPFYTEYCSDPAEKIYRVNYPSGMNIFRPDLTFDGASEREVELFILIQNSWDEDPERRPDFKRIEVTLGKIFSNLHNQASETYMDNLIRRLQMYSRTLEHLVEERTSLYKAERDRADRLNFMLLPGPVVRSLKETGKVEPELFEEVSIYFSDIVGFTTLCHYSTPMEVVDMLNDIYKNFDSILDHHDVYKVETIGDAYMVASGLPKRNGDRHAVDIAHMALDILAFVGTFELQHLPGIPLWIRIGVHSGPCAAGVVGNKMPRYCLFGDTVNTASRMESTGLPLRIHVSQSTINILQRTDCKFEYEERGETYLKGKGKEMTYWLTGVTGGKYNLPTPPTAENFQRLQQDLSEMIVSSLENRGVGNDGFKNRKTLSTKVRRGETNSSLQRNSPPEYFHLAVTDNPSTYL from the exons ATGTACAGCTCACACAGTTTGCCTTACCTGGGAGTATTAATAGTGGCGGTGGTTGGCAACAAAATGATGGAAGACTGTTTGTCATCGAACCATACATACACCATGAATGTTGTGCTGCTGGAGGACAACACTTATGGGTGGAGTCGGCCGTTCGTCCAGGCGGCCGTGGAACGAGCCATTGAAAAGGACAAGCAGCAGAATGATAAGTATG GTTTAGACTTCAAGTTGACGGCTAACTACAATGGCTTCGACACCACGGTGTACAACCGACAGGGCTGTGGCAGCAGCACCTGTGAGGGAGTGGCAATACTCAAGTTGCTGCAT AGTAAGGATGAGGTTGGATGCGTGATGCTGGGGCCTTCCTGCACTTATGCCACCTTCCAGTTAGTGGA TGATGAAATTGGCCTGAACCTGAGCATTCCCATCATCTCTGCTGGGAGTTTCGGACTCTCGTGTGACTATAAGCCCAAGCTGACCCGAATTCTGCCTCCAGCACGCAAGATCTCAGACTTATTATACAACTTTATGATAACAACCTTGCCATTTAAGAAGGAATGGAAGCAGGTCTACGTGTATAAGAAGTCCACCAACATAACTGAAGACTGCTTCTG GTACATCAACGCATTGGAAGCACCCTCTGCCAGCTTTGCCtcaaagacaaacagagagatgtTGCGTGGGGAGGAAGATCTGAAGAAGGCACTCAACTCTAAGAAAAGACACAGCAACA TTTTCATCTTTTGTGGGAGCCCTGATGACGTTGTTTCAATAAAGGAGAAGGTGGACCGGATTGATAAAGACATCATGTTCATTCTCCTTGATATTTACAA CCCTGAGTATTATGTCAACACAACATCCAGTCAGGGTATGCAGGATGTACTAGTGATCACTCTGCCGCAGAGGAACTACATCTATGGATCAAACTTGACCTACAACGACACG ATAAATGACTATGTGGCCGGGTACCATGATGGGGCTCTGCTGTTTGGCAAAGTGCTCAGAGAAAAGATGCTCAGCCAGCGAGACAACCAATCCTATGATGTGCCTCTGGATGACAACCCCTTTGTTAACGTCTCCTTTGATG GTATGGGAGGACACTATGTGCTCGATGAGTATGGGGACCGAGATGTTAACTTCTCCATGATTTACACATCAACCGCCACTGGCAAG tacGAAACCCTGTTGATGTTTGACACATCGAAAAATAAAACCATAGTGGTCGACACAAACCCCGCCCTGCACTGGAATGGTCACCTACCTTCTGACGTGCCAACAAATCTAaatg actTAGATACGCAGGACATCATTGTAATCGTTCTGAGTCTCAGTGTTGTTGTGGTGACAGCCATCGCTCTCATCTTCTACAG GCAGAACAGGAAAGAACGTCTAATGCAGAAGAAGTGGTCTCACATCAACCCGTTTCTGATTGGTCCACTGGACGAGAAGGAGGTCTCACTGAAG attGATGAAGATAAGAGGAAGGACAGCACATTTTTCAATCACCGAGGCCGCTATGACAAAAAG CCTGTAATCTTGAAAGAGTTaaaacagacagatggagacttcacagaggaccagaggatTGAGCTGAACACT CTGCTGCGTATAGATTACTACAACCTGACAAAGTTCTACGGCACAGTGAAGTTTGAGTACGGTGTGTTTGGGGTGTTCGAGCTCTGTCAGAGGGGCTCCCTCAGG TACATTCTGAATGACAGGATCTCATACCCAGATGAAACCTTCATGGACATGGAGTTCAAGATATCAGTCATGTATGACATAGCAAag GGCATGTCCTATCTCCACTCCAGTAACATTGAGGTCCATGGTCGCCTCAAGTCCACCAACTGTGTGGTCGACAACCGCATGGTGGTCAAGATCACTGACTTTGGCTGTCACACCATCCTGAGGCCAGGCAGAG atGTGTGGACGGCCCCGGAGCATCTTCGTAAAGATGGGGTGTCTCAAAAAGGCGATGTCTACAGCTATGCCATCATTGCTCATGAGATCGTTTTGAGGCGGAGCCCCTTCTATACGGAGTACTGCTCTGATCCTGCAG AGAAGATCTACAGAGTGAATTATCCCAGTGGGATGAACATCTTCAGACCGGACCTCACCTTTGACGGCGCATCAGAAAGAGAGGTCGAG cTGTTCATACTGATACAAAACAGCTGGGATGAAGACCCAGAAAGAAGGCCAGATTTTAAGAGAATAGAGGTAACTCTGGGTAAGATTTTCAG TAACCTGCACAACCAAGCCAGTGAGACATACATGGACAACCTGATCCGTCGCTTGCAGATGTACTCCAGAACTCTGGAGCATCTGGTAGAGGAGAGAACCTCTTTGTACAAAGCTGAGAGGGACAGAGCTGATCGCCTCAACTTTATGCTACTTCCTGG CCCAGTGGTGCGTTCACTGAAGGAGACGGGCAAAGTGGAACCGGAGCTGTTTGAGGAGGTGTCCATCTATTTCAGCGACATTGTGGGATTCACCACCCTCTGCCACTACAGCACCCCCATGGAGGTGGTGGATATGCTCAACGACATCTACAAGAACTTTGACAGCATCCTTGACCACCATGATGTGTACAAG GTTGAAACAATAGGAGATGCGTACATGGTTGCATCAGGTTTGCCCAAACGTAATGGCGACAGGCATGCAGTGGATATTGCCCACATGGCCTTGGACATCCTGGCTTTTGTAGGGACCTTTGAGTTGCAGCACCTGCCCGGCATCCCTCTGTGGATTCGGATCGGCGTTCATTCAG ggCCGTGTGCAGCAGGAGTGGTGGGGAACAAGATGCCTCGCTACTGTCTTTTCGGAGATACAGTCAACACTGCATCACGCATGGAGTCCACGGGCCTGC CTCTGAGAATTCACGTCAGCCAGTCTACCATCAACATCCTGCAGAGGACAGACTGCAAGTTTGAGtatgaagaaagaggagagacgtACCTAAAG GGTAAAGGCAAAGAGATGACATACTGGTTAACAGGAGTGACTGGGGGGAAATACAACCTGccaacaccaccaacagc GGAGAACTTCCAGCGGCTCCAGCAGGACCTGTCGGAGATGATCGTATCCAGTCTGGAGAACCGTGGTGTTGGGAATGATGGCTTTAAAAACAGGAAGACCCTGTCCACCAAAGTCCGTCGGGGAGAGACTAACAGCAGCCTGCAGAGGAACAGCCCGCCCGAGTACTTCCACCTGGCTGTCACTGACAACCCCAGTACCTACCTGTGA